From Antennarius striatus isolate MH-2024 chromosome 9, ASM4005453v1, whole genome shotgun sequence, one genomic window encodes:
- the ttyh1 gene encoding protein tweety homolog 1 isoform X2 has product MAAMTTVPSYTPSLWVRVCHALPRLDLTMQMKDNVFVPDSWEYQQTLLVLSSLSAIALVISLLVVLSFLIHYCCCHRGDRSEGSEEEEEDEDASTGHGYSGKKGRGICCVTWMAVAAVTLCCVAIGIGFYGNSEANDGMYQLTSSLLTANYTLASIDLLISDTIAGLQLSISGPLTTMEELFTGSKPFLVSTRNCRRLSDNVVNLLSSISLAQFSVDSGLGNDSRISGASIIPLTPVPPSVAPTVVPAGGLMPNPFSPGWAANTLMVNEDYRWLSYVLLLLLDLIVCLFILLGLAKQARWLLILMTVLAWLALFLSWGSLGLETATVVALSDFCSDPNTFVLNSTHFNSGTSSDVLDYYLTCSRRMNSPFQQLLTQSQRALSNIHTHLSSLERNALTQFPKAEKSLREVQQILNSTEGNFHQLVALLNCRGLNKDYIDSLKGLCYDGMEGLLYLSLYSFLSALAFTAILCSLPGAWRSFPSESEEYEDSDSESEDPFTSHQDSKRFLQWQPWL; this is encoded by the exons ATGGCTGCCATGACAACGGTGCCCAGCTATACCCCTTCACTATGGGTGAGAGTGTGTCATGCCCTCCCCCGCCTGGACCTCACCATGCAGATGAAGGACAACGTCTTTGTGCCCGACAGCTGGGAGTACCAgcag acGCTGCTGGTTTTGTCGAGTTTATCGGCCATCGCTCTCGTTATCTCCCTCTTGGTGGTTCTCTCCTTCCTCATACACTACTGCTGCTGTCACCGTGGTGACCGGAGTGAAggatcagaggaggaggaggaggatgaagatgccAGCACAGGTCATGGTTACAGCGGGAAGAAAGGGCGGGGCATCTGCTGTGTCACATGGATGGCGGTGGCAGCTGTCACATTATGCTG TGTTGCCATAGGCATTGGTTTCTATGGCAACAGTGAGGCGAACGATGGGATGTATCAGTTGACCTCGTCTCTCCTCACAGCCAATTATACACTAGCTTCCATCGATCTGTTG aTTTCAGATACGATTGCTGGCTTGCAGCTGTCCATCTCTGGCCCTCTGACCACGATGGAGGAGCTCTTTACTGGAAGTAAACCCTTCCTGGTATCGACACGGAACTGCCGGAGGTTATCTGACAATGTGGTCAAccttctctcctccatctctttggCTCAGTTCAGTGTTGACTCAGGCTTGGGAAATGACAGCAGGATTAGTGGGGCGTCCATCATACCTTTAACTCCAGTCCCTCCGTCTGTGGCCCCCACAGTGGTGCCTGCTGGGGGTTTAATGCCCAACCCCTTCTCACCTGGCTGGGCGGCCAACACATTGATGGTCAATGAGGACTACAG GTGGCTGTCATAtgtgctgcttctgctgctggacCTCATCGTGTGTCTGTTCATCCTCCTGGGACTAGCCAAACAGGCCCGATGGCTGCTGATCCt GATGACCGTGCTGGCCTGGCTGGCTCTGTTCCTAAGCTGGGGCTCCCTGGGCCTGGAGACAGCCACTGTGGTG GCTCTCAGCGACTTCTGCTCGGATCCAAACACATTCGTCCTCAACTCCACCCACTTTAACTCTGGGACCAGTTCAG ATGTGTTGGATTATTACCTGACCTGCAGCAGGCGTATGAACAGTCCATTCCAGCAG CTGCTGACCCAGTCACAGAGGGCCCTgtccaacattcacacacacctctccagTCTGGAAAGAAATGCTCTTACCCAGTTCCCCAAAGCTGAG AAATCCCTCAGGGAAGTCCAGCAGATACTAAACTCCACTGAAGGAAATTTCCATCAGCTGGTGGCGCTACTGAACTGCCGGGGTCTGAATAAG GACTACATCGACTCTTTGAAAGGCTTGTGCTACGATGGGATGGAGGGATTGCTCTACCTCTCCCTTTACTCGTTCCTCTCTGCTCTGGCCTTCACTGCCATCCTCTGCTCTCTGCCCGGTGCCTGGAGGAGCTTCCCCAG TGAATCAGAGGAGTACGAAGATTCAGACAGTGAGAGTGAGGACCCCTTCACCTCCCATCAG GACTCCAAACGTTTCCTCCAATGGCAACCCTGGCTATGA
- the leng9 gene encoding leukocyte receptor cluster member 9 isoform X1, with translation MASEDSEVPSVLAQIEGTSEVNTGQITVTPAAVKESTGQDEDGVNLCQFFLMGKCRFGQKCHFSHSNPTLDESGAVSSDQDDKHRPDEVEKHKKKGKKAKTPKPKFEGKEVNKKPRMRTADDVISRIMWDPSVDASQFIVGYVDRFLGVLERPFNDFSWDTNPSDCDYMSELALPRHRIQYFCYRGHRVWDRHTRTDRVFGSTGQSLAPPFGVEDEVKRLNVEDQEDQQHLKATMELPPSVDGQEEGEPGKDTQAEEERLSEKKIQSVDSTQPASKISGDASQEQQESQGAFATEEDTVRPAASMDQMTSPQKEGANAKGEDVEEWEESWEGNEDNESYVGALNISQSCEPLEPRQEKPGGRPPKKRPTHFITFRANTPAILSSFQQLQEEIISLLPASAPHWQTSSSLHITLCLLVLTSPAEVQTAVEMLRQFAKFDRNPPVSLTFPVRLKHFNGRVLYLSPQPQLHLQQLNSGLQEAYRKKGWLHRSSYKPRYHLTLAKLDHTEEERVFEGVGDLKVGKGINFGRLPVNTLYLCAMGFSEEHGFYETVCTVTLR, from the exons ATGGCATCAGAGGATTCTGAAGTTCCTTCAGTTCTAGCACAAATTGAGGGGACCTCCGAGGTTAACACTGGACAAATCACCGTGACACCTGCAGCGG TGAAAGAGTCAACAGGACAGGATGAGGACGGAGTCAACTTGTGCCAGTTTTTCCTGATGGGAAAGTGTCGTTTTGGCcagaaatgtcatttttctCATAG TAACCCCACACTAGATGAGTCAGGGGCTGTATCATCAGACCAGGACGACAAACACCGTCCAGATGAGGTGGAAAAGCACAAGAAGAAAGGGAAAAAGGCAAAAACACCAAAGCCAAAATTTGAGGGAAAAG AAGTGAACAAAAAGCCACGCATGCGTACggcagatgatgtcatctctcgGATCATGTGGGATCCATCGGTAGACGCTTCACAGTTTATAGTGGGGTACGTGGATCGTTTCCTCGGTGTGCTGGAGCGTCCATTCAACGACTTCTCCTGGGACACAAACCCCAGCGACTGTGACTACATGTCTGAGCTGGCCCTGCCCAGACACAGGATCCAGTATTTCTGCTACAGAGGCCACCGTGTGTGGGATCGCCACACCAGAACGGACAGGGTGTTTGGCTCCACCGGACAATCTCTGGCTCCCCCCTTTGGAGTGGAGGATGAAGTAAAGA GATTAAATGTAGAGGATCAAGAGGACCAACAACATCTTAAAGCGACTATGGAGCTGCCACCTTCTGTGGATGGACAGGAGGAGGGTGAACCAGGGAAGGACACAcaagcagaggaagagaggcTGAGTGAGAAGAAGATTCAGAGTGTGGATTCCACACAACCAGCTTCAAAGATCAGCGGAGACGCGTCTCAGGAACAACAGGAATCACAAGGGGCATTTGCTACGGAGGAGGACACAGTTAG ACCTGCAGCTTCAATGGACCAAATGACCTCACCTCAAAAAGAAGGAGCAAATGCAAAAGGAGAGGATGTGGAAGAATGGGAAGAAAGTTGGGAAGGCAATGAAGACAATGAG AGTTATGTCGGAGCCCTGAACATCAGTCAGAGTTGTGAACCTCTAGAGCCGAGACAGGAGAAGCCTGGCGGTCGCCCTCCTAAGAAACGACCCACGCACTTTATCACTTTCAGGGCCAACACTCCTGCTATCCTCTCCAGtttccagcagctgcaggaggagattATCTCTCTTCTACCAGCCTCTGCCCCTCACTGGCAGACCTCCTCCAGCCTCCACATCACCCTGTGCCTCCTGGTGCTGACCAGCCCCGCTGAGGTGCAAACTGCCGTGGAAATGCTCCGACAGTTTGCTAAGTTTGATCGCAACCCTCCTGTGTCTTTGACATTCCCTGTCAGGTTGAAACATTTCAATGGGAGGGTGCTGTACCTCAGCCCCCAACCTCAGCTTCACCTCCAGCAGCTGAACAGCGGCCTGCAGGAGGCTTACAGGAAGAAGGGCTGGCTCCACAGGAGCTCCTACAAGCCCCGCTATCACCTTACACTGGCCAAGTTGGATCACACGGAGGAAGAGCGTGTTTTTGAAGGGGTTGGGGACCTGAAGGTGGGAAAGGGTATAAATTTTGGTCGCCTGCCAGTAAATACCTTATACCTTTGTGCCATGGGCTTTTCTGAAGAACATGGCTTTTATGAAACGGTTTGCACAGTAACTCTTCGGTAA
- the leng9 gene encoding leukocyte receptor cluster member 9 isoform X3, with protein MGKCRFGQKCHFSHSNPTLDESGAVSSDQDDKHRPDEVEKHKKKGKKAKTPKPKFEGKEVNKKPRMRTADDVISRIMWDPSVDASQFIVGYVDRFLGVLERPFNDFSWDTNPSDCDYMSELALPRHRIQYFCYRGHRVWDRHTRTDRVFGSTGQSLAPPFGVEDEVKRLNVEDQEDQQHLKATMELPPSVDGQEEGEPGKDTQAEEERLSEKKIQSVDSTQPASKISGDASQEQQESQGAFATEEDTVRPAASMDQMTSPQKEGANAKGEDVEEWEESWEGNEDNESYVGALNISQSCEPLEPRQEKPGGRPPKKRPTHFITFRANTPAILSSFQQLQEEIISLLPASAPHWQTSSSLHITLCLLVLTSPAEVQTAVEMLRQFAKFDRNPPVSLTFPVRLKHFNGRVLYLSPQPQLHLQQLNSGLQEAYRKKGWLHRSSYKPRYHLTLAKLDHTEEERVFEGVGDLKVGKGINFGRLPVNTLYLCAMGFSEEHGFYETVCTVTLR; from the exons ATGGGAAAGTGTCGTTTTGGCcagaaatgtcatttttctCATAG TAACCCCACACTAGATGAGTCAGGGGCTGTATCATCAGACCAGGACGACAAACACCGTCCAGATGAGGTGGAAAAGCACAAGAAGAAAGGGAAAAAGGCAAAAACACCAAAGCCAAAATTTGAGGGAAAAG AAGTGAACAAAAAGCCACGCATGCGTACggcagatgatgtcatctctcgGATCATGTGGGATCCATCGGTAGACGCTTCACAGTTTATAGTGGGGTACGTGGATCGTTTCCTCGGTGTGCTGGAGCGTCCATTCAACGACTTCTCCTGGGACACAAACCCCAGCGACTGTGACTACATGTCTGAGCTGGCCCTGCCCAGACACAGGATCCAGTATTTCTGCTACAGAGGCCACCGTGTGTGGGATCGCCACACCAGAACGGACAGGGTGTTTGGCTCCACCGGACAATCTCTGGCTCCCCCCTTTGGAGTGGAGGATGAAGTAAAGA GATTAAATGTAGAGGATCAAGAGGACCAACAACATCTTAAAGCGACTATGGAGCTGCCACCTTCTGTGGATGGACAGGAGGAGGGTGAACCAGGGAAGGACACAcaagcagaggaagagaggcTGAGTGAGAAGAAGATTCAGAGTGTGGATTCCACACAACCAGCTTCAAAGATCAGCGGAGACGCGTCTCAGGAACAACAGGAATCACAAGGGGCATTTGCTACGGAGGAGGACACAGTTAG ACCTGCAGCTTCAATGGACCAAATGACCTCACCTCAAAAAGAAGGAGCAAATGCAAAAGGAGAGGATGTGGAAGAATGGGAAGAAAGTTGGGAAGGCAATGAAGACAATGAG AGTTATGTCGGAGCCCTGAACATCAGTCAGAGTTGTGAACCTCTAGAGCCGAGACAGGAGAAGCCTGGCGGTCGCCCTCCTAAGAAACGACCCACGCACTTTATCACTTTCAGGGCCAACACTCCTGCTATCCTCTCCAGtttccagcagctgcaggaggagattATCTCTCTTCTACCAGCCTCTGCCCCTCACTGGCAGACCTCCTCCAGCCTCCACATCACCCTGTGCCTCCTGGTGCTGACCAGCCCCGCTGAGGTGCAAACTGCCGTGGAAATGCTCCGACAGTTTGCTAAGTTTGATCGCAACCCTCCTGTGTCTTTGACATTCCCTGTCAGGTTGAAACATTTCAATGGGAGGGTGCTGTACCTCAGCCCCCAACCTCAGCTTCACCTCCAGCAGCTGAACAGCGGCCTGCAGGAGGCTTACAGGAAGAAGGGCTGGCTCCACAGGAGCTCCTACAAGCCCCGCTATCACCTTACACTGGCCAAGTTGGATCACACGGAGGAAGAGCGTGTTTTTGAAGGGGTTGGGGACCTGAAGGTGGGAAAGGGTATAAATTTTGGTCGCCTGCCAGTAAATACCTTATACCTTTGTGCCATGGGCTTTTCTGAAGAACATGGCTTTTATGAAACGGTTTGCACAGTAACTCTTCGGTAA
- the leng9 gene encoding leukocyte receptor cluster member 9 isoform X2, giving the protein MKESTGQDEDGVNLCQFFLMGKCRFGQKCHFSHSNPTLDESGAVSSDQDDKHRPDEVEKHKKKGKKAKTPKPKFEGKEVNKKPRMRTADDVISRIMWDPSVDASQFIVGYVDRFLGVLERPFNDFSWDTNPSDCDYMSELALPRHRIQYFCYRGHRVWDRHTRTDRVFGSTGQSLAPPFGVEDEVKRLNVEDQEDQQHLKATMELPPSVDGQEEGEPGKDTQAEEERLSEKKIQSVDSTQPASKISGDASQEQQESQGAFATEEDTVRPAASMDQMTSPQKEGANAKGEDVEEWEESWEGNEDNESYVGALNISQSCEPLEPRQEKPGGRPPKKRPTHFITFRANTPAILSSFQQLQEEIISLLPASAPHWQTSSSLHITLCLLVLTSPAEVQTAVEMLRQFAKFDRNPPVSLTFPVRLKHFNGRVLYLSPQPQLHLQQLNSGLQEAYRKKGWLHRSSYKPRYHLTLAKLDHTEEERVFEGVGDLKVGKGINFGRLPVNTLYLCAMGFSEEHGFYETVCTVTLR; this is encoded by the exons A TGAAAGAGTCAACAGGACAGGATGAGGACGGAGTCAACTTGTGCCAGTTTTTCCTGATGGGAAAGTGTCGTTTTGGCcagaaatgtcatttttctCATAG TAACCCCACACTAGATGAGTCAGGGGCTGTATCATCAGACCAGGACGACAAACACCGTCCAGATGAGGTGGAAAAGCACAAGAAGAAAGGGAAAAAGGCAAAAACACCAAAGCCAAAATTTGAGGGAAAAG AAGTGAACAAAAAGCCACGCATGCGTACggcagatgatgtcatctctcgGATCATGTGGGATCCATCGGTAGACGCTTCACAGTTTATAGTGGGGTACGTGGATCGTTTCCTCGGTGTGCTGGAGCGTCCATTCAACGACTTCTCCTGGGACACAAACCCCAGCGACTGTGACTACATGTCTGAGCTGGCCCTGCCCAGACACAGGATCCAGTATTTCTGCTACAGAGGCCACCGTGTGTGGGATCGCCACACCAGAACGGACAGGGTGTTTGGCTCCACCGGACAATCTCTGGCTCCCCCCTTTGGAGTGGAGGATGAAGTAAAGA GATTAAATGTAGAGGATCAAGAGGACCAACAACATCTTAAAGCGACTATGGAGCTGCCACCTTCTGTGGATGGACAGGAGGAGGGTGAACCAGGGAAGGACACAcaagcagaggaagagaggcTGAGTGAGAAGAAGATTCAGAGTGTGGATTCCACACAACCAGCTTCAAAGATCAGCGGAGACGCGTCTCAGGAACAACAGGAATCACAAGGGGCATTTGCTACGGAGGAGGACACAGTTAG ACCTGCAGCTTCAATGGACCAAATGACCTCACCTCAAAAAGAAGGAGCAAATGCAAAAGGAGAGGATGTGGAAGAATGGGAAGAAAGTTGGGAAGGCAATGAAGACAATGAG AGTTATGTCGGAGCCCTGAACATCAGTCAGAGTTGTGAACCTCTAGAGCCGAGACAGGAGAAGCCTGGCGGTCGCCCTCCTAAGAAACGACCCACGCACTTTATCACTTTCAGGGCCAACACTCCTGCTATCCTCTCCAGtttccagcagctgcaggaggagattATCTCTCTTCTACCAGCCTCTGCCCCTCACTGGCAGACCTCCTCCAGCCTCCACATCACCCTGTGCCTCCTGGTGCTGACCAGCCCCGCTGAGGTGCAAACTGCCGTGGAAATGCTCCGACAGTTTGCTAAGTTTGATCGCAACCCTCCTGTGTCTTTGACATTCCCTGTCAGGTTGAAACATTTCAATGGGAGGGTGCTGTACCTCAGCCCCCAACCTCAGCTTCACCTCCAGCAGCTGAACAGCGGCCTGCAGGAGGCTTACAGGAAGAAGGGCTGGCTCCACAGGAGCTCCTACAAGCCCCGCTATCACCTTACACTGGCCAAGTTGGATCACACGGAGGAAGAGCGTGTTTTTGAAGGGGTTGGGGACCTGAAGGTGGGAAAGGGTATAAATTTTGGTCGCCTGCCAGTAAATACCTTATACCTTTGTGCCATGGGCTTTTCTGAAGAACATGGCTTTTATGAAACGGTTTGCACAGTAACTCTTCGGTAA
- the ttyh1 gene encoding protein tweety homolog 1 isoform X1, with translation MAAMTTVPSYTPSLWVRVCHALPRLDLTMQMKDNVFVPDSWEYQQTLLVLSSLSAIALVISLLVVLSFLIHYCCCHRGDRSEGSEEEEEDEDASTGHGYSGKKGRGICCVTWMAVAAVTLCCVAIGIGFYGNSEANDGMYQLTSSLLTANYTLASIDLLISDTIAGLQLSISGPLTTMEELFTGSKPFLVSTRNCRRLSDNVVNLLSSISLAQFSVDSGLGNDSRISGASIIPLTPVPPSVAPTVVPAGGLMPNPFSPGWAANTLMVNEDYRWLSYVLLLLLDLIVCLFILLGLAKQARWLLILMTVLAWLALFLSWGSLGLETATVVALSDFCSDPNTFVLNSTHFNSGTSSDVLDYYLTCSRRMNSPFQQLLTQSQRALSNIHTHLSSLERNALTQFPKAEKSLREVQQILNSTEGNFHQLVALLNCRGLNKDYIDSLKGLCYDGMEGLLYLSLYSFLSALAFTAILCSLPGAWRSFPSESEEYEDSDSESEDPFTSHQARRQTASGSQRGAMAPFYNYPGAGWTPPFSSAPPLPTPNVSSNGNPGYESLPLTDRQSPPPSYSPSMLTGYGGSQSHPNPAHSRNLYSR, from the exons ATGGCTGCCATGACAACGGTGCCCAGCTATACCCCTTCACTATGGGTGAGAGTGTGTCATGCCCTCCCCCGCCTGGACCTCACCATGCAGATGAAGGACAACGTCTTTGTGCCCGACAGCTGGGAGTACCAgcag acGCTGCTGGTTTTGTCGAGTTTATCGGCCATCGCTCTCGTTATCTCCCTCTTGGTGGTTCTCTCCTTCCTCATACACTACTGCTGCTGTCACCGTGGTGACCGGAGTGAAggatcagaggaggaggaggaggatgaagatgccAGCACAGGTCATGGTTACAGCGGGAAGAAAGGGCGGGGCATCTGCTGTGTCACATGGATGGCGGTGGCAGCTGTCACATTATGCTG TGTTGCCATAGGCATTGGTTTCTATGGCAACAGTGAGGCGAACGATGGGATGTATCAGTTGACCTCGTCTCTCCTCACAGCCAATTATACACTAGCTTCCATCGATCTGTTG aTTTCAGATACGATTGCTGGCTTGCAGCTGTCCATCTCTGGCCCTCTGACCACGATGGAGGAGCTCTTTACTGGAAGTAAACCCTTCCTGGTATCGACACGGAACTGCCGGAGGTTATCTGACAATGTGGTCAAccttctctcctccatctctttggCTCAGTTCAGTGTTGACTCAGGCTTGGGAAATGACAGCAGGATTAGTGGGGCGTCCATCATACCTTTAACTCCAGTCCCTCCGTCTGTGGCCCCCACAGTGGTGCCTGCTGGGGGTTTAATGCCCAACCCCTTCTCACCTGGCTGGGCGGCCAACACATTGATGGTCAATGAGGACTACAG GTGGCTGTCATAtgtgctgcttctgctgctggacCTCATCGTGTGTCTGTTCATCCTCCTGGGACTAGCCAAACAGGCCCGATGGCTGCTGATCCt GATGACCGTGCTGGCCTGGCTGGCTCTGTTCCTAAGCTGGGGCTCCCTGGGCCTGGAGACAGCCACTGTGGTG GCTCTCAGCGACTTCTGCTCGGATCCAAACACATTCGTCCTCAACTCCACCCACTTTAACTCTGGGACCAGTTCAG ATGTGTTGGATTATTACCTGACCTGCAGCAGGCGTATGAACAGTCCATTCCAGCAG CTGCTGACCCAGTCACAGAGGGCCCTgtccaacattcacacacacctctccagTCTGGAAAGAAATGCTCTTACCCAGTTCCCCAAAGCTGAG AAATCCCTCAGGGAAGTCCAGCAGATACTAAACTCCACTGAAGGAAATTTCCATCAGCTGGTGGCGCTACTGAACTGCCGGGGTCTGAATAAG GACTACATCGACTCTTTGAAAGGCTTGTGCTACGATGGGATGGAGGGATTGCTCTACCTCTCCCTTTACTCGTTCCTCTCTGCTCTGGCCTTCACTGCCATCCTCTGCTCTCTGCCCGGTGCCTGGAGGAGCTTCCCCAG TGAATCAGAGGAGTACGAAGATTCAGACAGTGAGAGTGAGGACCCCTTCACCTCCCATCAGGCACGTAGACAGACGGCCTCGGGGTCTCAGCGAGGGGCAATGGCCCCCTTCTATAATTACCCGGGGGCAGGGTGGACACCTCCGTTTTCTAGTGCGCCGCCCCTCCC GACTCCAAACGTTTCCTCCAATGGCAACCCTGGCTATGAGAGCCTTCCCTTGACTGACAGGCAGTCCCCACCCCCCTCT TACTCTCCCAGCATGCTGACTGGTTATGGGGGAAGTCAATCACACCCCAATCCTGCCCATTCGCGGAACTTGTATTCACgttga
- the josd2 gene encoding josephin-2 encodes MALSDSSIFSTGKRPTSSISMSEGEVFHEKQRLELCAIHALNNVLQERVFTKETADDICKRLAPQCVVNPHRSVLGTGNYDVNVIMAALQSRELAAVWWDKRRTVQSLCVSKVQGFILNVPSRVSLGIVSLPLRRRHWLAVRQVNGQYYNLDSKLKSPICIGGDAELCTFLSEQLSQDVAEMLLVVQREVEEDGSWLNSDDHKK; translated from the exons ATGGCGCTGTCAGACTCGAGCATCTTTTCGACTGGGAAGCGTCCAACGAGCAG cattagcatgagcGAAGGAGAAGTGTTCCACGAAAAGCAACGACTGGAGCTGTGCGCGATTCATGCTCTCAACAACGTGCTCCAGGAGCGGGTGTTCACCAAGGAGACGGCCGATGACATCTGTAAACG GTTGGCTCCACAGTGTGTGGTGAACCCCCATCGCTCAGTGTTGGGCACTGGAAACTATGATGTCAACGTCATCATGGCGGCACTACAGAGCAGGGAACTGGCTGCTGTGTGGTGGGACAAACGCAG GACAGTTCAGAGCCTGTGTGTGTCAAAGGTCCAGGGTTTTATTCTTAATGTACCTTCACGAGTGTCTCTTGGAATCGTATCCCTCCCTCTCCGGCGGCGGCATTGGCTCGCAGTTCGACAAGTTAACGGACAGTATTACAATCTCGACTCCAAACTAAAGAGCCCCATCTGTATTGGGGGAGATGCAGAACTATG CACTTTTCTCAGTGAGCAGCTTTCTCAGGATGTGGCAGAAATGCTCTTGGTTGTCCAGCGGGAAGTGGAGGAAGATGGTTCGTGGCTGAACTCTGACGATCACAAGAAGTGA